From the genome of Paracidovorax avenae:
AGCGCCGCACTCCTCGCGGGACTGCCCGTGGCCGTTCCGGACATCGGCGCATTCCAGGAGCGTGTCGTCGGCCGCCCCTGGAGCTGGGTGCGCCCCTGGGATGCCACGGCGCCCCAATGGCTGGCCTGGTTCGACGAGATCCGCAGCATGCACTTCGCGACCGGCGAAGCACCTGCATTGCCGCAGCCGGTGCCCCTGCCCGACGGCATGGATGGCCAGGCCGCGCCGGCAGGCTTCCGTTATGACACCGATTACCTGTCGGGCGTCACGCCCGTGGTGCCTTCTCAACCGCTTTCCCTGGAGGAACTACAGCGCCTCCAGCCCCAGGAAACCACCACGGCGGCCGCGAAATCGGGCCTGCTCTCGGCAGTGGTGTACCTTCGCTCGCTGCCGGTGCTGCGCGGCGTGGCGCGGCGCATCCCGTCCCATTGGCAGCGCCGCGTGAAGAACTGGCTGCAGGCATGAACTGAACGCCAGGCCGAGGCGAGCCAGGCCCGCCCGGCCTGGCTCCATCCGCTGCTGCAAGCCGGCAGGCCTCAGCGCCCCAGCAACAGGAAGATCTCGTTGTTGAGCAGCCACTCGGGCGGATACTTGCCCCGCAACTCTTCCGGAATGTCCATCTGCAGGCTCCGGCGTTCCTGCCGGACCACGTGGAAACCCGCTTCCGCCGTCAGGCCGACCAGCTCGTCCGCCGTGAGACGGTTCAAGGCCCGGTACTCATTGAAGACGAAGCGCTTGTAGCCCTCCGGACCGAAATCCGCAAAACCGAAGTCGGTCTCCGCAGCATCGATGGGCCCCTCGTGCGCGCGAATGATCTCCCACAGTGCCTCTTCGCTCACCAGCAGGTGGTGCCATGGCACCTCGTCATAGCGGCGCAGATGCGATCCATACGGGGAGTAGAACAGCGGCTCGATCTGGATGAAGAACACTCCTCCCGGCCGCAGGCAGGCATGCAGATCCTTCAGGATGGGAAGAAGCTGGCCACGCTCCACGTGCTCGAACGTGGACCAACTCATGATTCCGTCCACCGGGGCCTGCCGGCCTGCCAGGGGAGCCCCGGGCTGGATGGTTTCGAACGTGAGCGCAGAGGGGATGCGCGACATGCCCAGTTGCTCGCGGGCGATGCGCGGCAGCTTCCGGTATTCCTGGCGGATATCCACGCCGTGGATGCCCGTGGCACCATGCCTCAGCACCAGCGCCAGATCGGTGATGCCGTCGCCGCATCCGAAATTCAGCAGCCTGGACGTGCGCAGATCCAGGGCTCCGCCGACCCAGTCGTTGACGACATCCGCGGCATAGTTGAAATGCGCCCGGAACCATTCGTCCGTGATGCGCCCCCCATCCCAGGGAGCCGTCCCCCAGAGACGCTCCTGCCACCGATTCATCCAGCTCATGGGTTCACCGCCTTCTCCTCCATCGGATTGCGCCTGGCATCGGCACGCGCCCGGAAGAAGCGCGGGGCCTCCGTCCACAAATGCCAGGCGGCGGGCCGCTGCCTGAGCAGCCCGTCAAAATGCCCAAAGATCCTGTCTGTCAGTTCCTGCGGATCGGTGAACGTGCCGAGCGGTGCGATCCGCAGGGTTCTGCGGCCCGACTGCAGATCGATACCCATGTAGAACACCGTGGCCGGCAATGAGCGGTCCACAGCGATCTGCGGCAGGACGGCAGGTACGCTGACCGGCTGCCCCAGGATGGTCGTGGTGCGGGTGACGTTGACCTGATCCTCCGGCACGTCGATGACCACCACCACCTGTTCATCGCGGCGAAGCGCCTGCCTTACGCCCTCCATGCCGCCAGGCACGAAGACCACCGGGCGATGCAGCGCCATCTCGACCGAGCGCATGCGTGCGCGCACGTAGCGCCCGAATATCCATCGCCCGATGAAATCTCGGCCGCCGGGGGCTGCCAGCACCATGTTGCCCCGCATTCCTGCAGCGGCCGCATGGCACAGCGCCCACATCCCGGCCCCCCAATGGAAAGTGAACAGGAGGCCCGGCTTTCCAACGCCGTCCCATGCCCCGTCCACCTCCACATGGCGCCGTAGCCAGGCCGGAGAGCGTGCGCGGAAAAGGTAATGGTCCGCATGGTCCAGCAAGGTGACCAACCTGCGCTCCGCAAGCCAGTCCTCGCGAGGAATGCGGACCCATCCCTGCGAACTGGCCTGCGCCAATGCTGCCTCGCAGGCATCGCGGTAAAGCCATCGCCAACGGGCCATGCGGCGGAACAGGCGGAAGCACACCGTCCACGGCAGCACGGCCGCCAGGCCTGGCAGCAGCACCACTTCCAGCGCGTCCCGGCTTTCCCTTTTCCACCGCGACCAGGCACGGTCCCAACGCGTCATCACCGGCTCATTCCCAGCGATGCGGCAAACGGACAAGGCCGGGCATGGGTTTGGGAAAGGAAAAATGGAAATGCAGGAACTGAAACCATTCGTCGTACACGACCAGTCCCGTCTCATCGAAGAGATAGACGCTGATGACGTAGTCGCCCGTGTGCAGCGGCAACTCGGGGAAGGTCAGCACCGAGCGCCAGGAGCCGTCCTCGAGCCGGACCGGCTCTGCCCCTTCCTCATGGGTTCCGAGCGAAGTGATGCCGACCCCACGGGATTGCTCGATCATGAATCCGATGTTCGGACGCTCGTCCCCGCGGCCACGCACCACGATGGAGACCACCAGATCCTTGCTCTGCAGCATACCGGGACGGTCCCCCTCCGGTTCGGCAAGGTCCTGGACATCCACGGAAACAATGCAGGCGCTGCCTGCATCCCCCGAAGCAACGTGTTTCCGGTCAGGGCCTTGCACGGCAGGGGGAACTCCCGGAGCCAGGCCTGCCGCAGGCAATGCGCTCTCCACCTGAAGTGCTTCTCCCTGAGACGCACCGTCGCGCAACCGGGTGTGCAAATCGTAGGCGGCCAGCACCGGCTCCGTCGGCCCGAACTGCTCCACGCTGCCATCCTTCAACCACAAGGCCACATCGCACAGATGCCGGATGTGATAGGGGCTGTGGGAACAGAACAGGATGGTGCAGCCCGCCTCGCGGAAGGCCATGATGCGGTCCACGCACTTTTTCTGGAAATGCTGGTCCCCCACCGCCAGTGCCTCGTCGATGATGAGCACGTCAGGCTGCACCGCGGTGACCAGGGCAAAGGCCAGACGCACCGCCATGCCGGAGGAATAGGTCTTGACAGGCCGGTCCAGCGCATGCCCGAGTTCGCTGAACTCGACGATCTCGGGCTCCAGGCGCTGCATCGTCTCCCGGTCGATACCGATCAGGCTGCCGCCGAAGTACAGATTGTCCCGCCCGCTGAAATCCGGGTGGAACCCGGCCCCGAGCTCCAGAATGGCCGTCACCCGCCCCACCCGCTCTATCGAACCGGTCGATGGCTGAAGTGTTCCCGCCAGCAGTTTCAGCAGCGAACTCTTGCCGGCACCGTTGTCACCGATCACGCCGATGCACTGGCCACGCCGCAACTCGAAAGACACATCCTTCAGTGCCCAGTGACTGCGGTGTCGGGAACGGCCGGTGATAAGCGACTTGAGCCGCTGGCGGGGAGACGCATAGATGCGGTACTCCTTGCCAAGGTTCTTCACTCGCAGAACCGTCGACGACAATGACTGCAGGGCACTCATAGCCAGTCCACCAGTTGGTCGCGGCTGCGCCGGACGACGACATTCAGCGCCATGGCGACAACCACCAGCCATGCTGCGCCAGCCATCCACACGCTCGCTGGAGGCCAGTCCCCCAGCAGCAGCACCTGCTGATACCCGATGACCAAAGCCGTCATGGGATTGAGCCACAGCACCCAGCGCCAGTTCTCAGGGAACATGGTCAGAGGGAACAGGATGGGAGTGAGATAGATCCCCACGGAAAGCAGGAAACCCACGATCTGCACCGTGTCGCGCAGGGCGGCGGCAAGAATCGCAAGCAGGTACCCGATGAGCAGACAGAGGAGCAATTGCAGCGCCAGCAGCGGCACCATGGCCAACAGGGCCGGACGCACTCCGTGCAGAGGGGTATAGACCAAGGCCACCAGCAAAAGCAGCGGCCCGAAGATAACGCCGCTGGCCAGAACGGCCCGCGTCGTGAAGAGCACGGGCGGCAATGGATTCTTCTGCAGGGTTCCCCCCGCCTCGATCAAGCTGTTCATGCCCCGGGATACGGCATCGCAGAATGCCATCCATGGCAGCGCACCCACGACCAGGAACGTGCCTACGGCATGCGTGGGGGCTCCATTGCCGAGGCGCATGGAGAACACGACATCGAAAACGAGGTAATAGGCCGCGACGGTCAGCAAGGGCTGCAAGTACGGCCACAGGATGCCGACGGCCGTACCTGCGTGGCGCGCCGCCACCTCGCGCCGGGTCAACACCCACACCAGAGAGCGGGCGCTCCAGACGGCACGCCACTCGTTCCGCAAAATCTGCATGAAGAAAACCATCAGCGGCGGGCCGGGACCCGCCAGGCAACGCGCAGGAACGGACGTCCTGCGCCTCGAACGCAAACGCAGAGCTTACGCTTACGGGGCCGTCTTCACCGGCTGCGGATTG
Proteins encoded in this window:
- a CDS encoding class I SAM-dependent methyltransferase; its protein translation is MSWMNRWQERLWGTAPWDGGRITDEWFRAHFNYAADVVNDWVGGALDLRTSRLLNFGCGDGITDLALVLRHGATGIHGVDIRQEYRKLPRIAREQLGMSRIPSALTFETIQPGAPLAGRQAPVDGIMSWSTFEHVERGQLLPILKDLHACLRPGGVFFIQIEPLFYSPYGSHLRRYDEVPWHHLLVSEEALWEIIRAHEGPIDAAETDFGFADFGPEGYKRFVFNEYRALNRLTADELVGLTAEAGFHVVRQERRSLQMDIPEELRGKYPPEWLLNNEIFLLLGR
- a CDS encoding ABC transporter ATP-binding protein; translated protein: MSALQSLSSTVLRVKNLGKEYRIYASPRQRLKSLITGRSRHRSHWALKDVSFELRRGQCIGVIGDNGAGKSSLLKLLAGTLQPSTGSIERVGRVTAILELGAGFHPDFSGRDNLYFGGSLIGIDRETMQRLEPEIVEFSELGHALDRPVKTYSSGMAVRLAFALVTAVQPDVLIIDEALAVGDQHFQKKCVDRIMAFREAGCTILFCSHSPYHIRHLCDVALWLKDGSVEQFGPTEPVLAAYDLHTRLRDGASQGEALQVESALPAAGLAPGVPPAVQGPDRKHVASGDAGSACIVSVDVQDLAEPEGDRPGMLQSKDLVVSIVVRGRGDERPNIGFMIEQSRGVGITSLGTHEEGAEPVRLEDGSWRSVLTFPELPLHTGDYVISVYLFDETGLVVYDEWFQFLHFHFSFPKPMPGLVRLPHRWE
- a CDS encoding ABC transporter permease, with amino-acid sequence MQILRNEWRAVWSARSLVWVLTRREVAARHAGTAVGILWPYLQPLLTVAAYYLVFDVVFSMRLGNGAPTHAVGTFLVVGALPWMAFCDAVSRGMNSLIEAGGTLQKNPLPPVLFTTRAVLASGVIFGPLLLLVALVYTPLHGVRPALLAMVPLLALQLLLCLLIGYLLAILAAALRDTVQIVGFLLSVGIYLTPILFPLTMFPENWRWVLWLNPMTALVIGYQQVLLLGDWPPASVWMAGAAWLVVVAMALNVVVRRSRDQLVDWL